From a region of the Zingiber officinale cultivar Zhangliang chromosome 4B, Zo_v1.1, whole genome shotgun sequence genome:
- the LOC121977891 gene encoding transcription repressor MYB6-like, translated as MVRSPARDEAAGAAVKKGPWTPEEDQKLAEYLEKHGRGSWQRIPKLAGLNRCGKSCRLRWTNYLRPDIKRGKFTDEEEQLIIRLHSLLGNKWSSIAAKMPGRTDNEIKNYWNTHLRKKLLRMGIDPVTHRPAPANLNLLSSLLCPSAATHLGNALDPQVDVAHLLKLQLLQSILQLLTGSSATFPVAAAAAIAAAPNANLLDLQRSINIPLGSTNHSMNSLPMDEEASMEISSTNSFPAPAPAPEPAENSSTDATGEAWEDSDFWKDIIDQMAWPDEP; from the exons ATGGTGAGATCGCCGGCGAGGGACGAGGCGGCGGGCGCCGCCGTAAAGAAGGGGCCGTGGACGCCGGAGGAGGACCAGAAGCTGGCCGAGTACTTGGAGAAGCACGGCCGCGGGAGCTGGCAGCGGATCCCCAAGCTCGCCGGCCTCAACCGCTGCGGCAAGAGCTGCCGGCTCCGCTGGACCAACTACCTCCGGCCGGACATCAAGCGCGGAAAGTTCACCGACGAGGAGGAGCAGCTCATCATCCGCCTCCATTCCCTCCTCGGAAACAA GTGGTCGTCGATCGCCGCGAAGATGCCGGGAAGGACCGACAACGAGATCAAGAACTACTGGAACACGCACCTGAGGAAGAAGCTCCTGCGGATGGGCATCGATCCGGTGACTCACCGCCCGGCGCCGGCGAATCTCAATCTGCTTTCCAGCTTACTCTGCCCCAGCGCCGCCACCCACTTGGGCAATGCTCTCGATCCTCAAGTAGACGTAGCTCACCTCCTCAAACTGCAGCTGCTGCAGAGCATCCTCCAGCTTCTCACAGGCAGCAGCGCCACCTTCCCCGTCGCCGCTGCCGCCGCCATCGCCGCCGCCCCAAACGCAAACTTGCTCGATCTGCAGAGATCAATTAATATTCCACTGGGCAGCACTAACCACAGCATGAACAGTTTGCCCATGGACGAGGAGGCGAGCATGGAGATCAGCAGCACAAACTCTTTtccggcgccggcgccggcgccggaGCCGGCGGAGAATTCGAGCACTGACGCAACTGGTGAGGCCTGGGAAGACAGTGATTTCTGGAAAGACATAATAGA TCAAATGGCATGGCCAGATGAACCCTAG